Below is a genomic region from Chitinophagales bacterium.
CACAGATTATTCCGGTAGTTGTGCTCTGTTGCGGCGATGATGACCCGTCCGGTACATTTTGCATACAGTATTGCAGGTAAAGCATGCCGTGACTGCAGGTGATGTGGAGTTAAAATGCCAGTTCTTTTACTTCTCCTTTTTCAGGCATGGAAATAAACTGAAATCCATTCTTCTCCAATCCTTTTTTCAATGCAAGCTGTGCTTCAAAGTCACCATGCACCAGGAATAATTTCTTTAATCTGTTGCGGTTGAGGTTATCAAGAAACTGCAGGAGCTCATTGTGGTCGCCATGTGCGCTGAATGAATCCATGATTTCCACCTTCGCTCTCAGTGTCTTTTCTTCACCAAACAACCGGATGGGCGAAATGCCTTTGCGGATCTTCCAGCCGAGCGATTGTTCGGCACAGTATCCTACAATCAGGATGGTGTTCCTGGCATCTTCCATATTATTTTTTATGTGATGCACAATGCGGCCCGCTTCCGCCATGCCTGAAGCGGAGATGATGATGCATGGTTCCGGCAGTAGATTCAGTGCTTTTGATTCCTCTGCATCAGTAATGTATTTAAGATCATTAAATCCGAAAGGATTCGCATCCGTCAGCAGGTATCGGCTGATAAATTCATCAAAACATTCTGTATGCCGCCGGTAGATTTCGGTGGCATTGGTGGAGAGCGGGCTGTCAACATATACCGGCAGGTGCGGCAGCCGTCCTTCTTTGTGCAACTGATCCATCATGAATACCAGTTCCTGTGTTCTGCCTATGCTGAATGCGGGGATAATGAGTTTGCCTTTCCTCTTGATACAGGTATCTAATATCACGCTCAGAAAATATTCTTTATCGTCCGGGTAACTTTCGTGAAAGCGTCCGCCATAAGTTGATTCACTGATCAGGTAGTCCACATCTTCCATGCGGATCGGATCTTTGAGAATGGGGCGGTTGGGCCTGCCAATATCACCGGTAAAACCGATTTTCCTTTCTGTCCCGCCATCATTCATCGTCAGCAGGATGCTGCCACTGCCAATGATGTGTCCGTTGTCACGGAAATAAGCCTTGACGCCTTTACCTGCGCTGAACGGTGTCTCATAGTTTACGGTAACAAATTGTTGCATCGCTTTTTCTGCATCTTCCTGGCTGTACAGCGGACTGATGGGCGGAAGGTTCCGCTTGGCACGTTTCTTATTGACATATTTGGCATCGCTCTCCTGTATGTGCGCACTGTCGCGCAGCATAATCTCGCAGAGATCTTTTGTGGCAGCCGTGCAGACGATCTTTCCGCGAAAACCTTCTTTTACCAGTTTGGGGATGCGTCCGCTGTGGTCAATATGCGCATGCGAAAGCAACAGAATGTCTATGTCTTTCGGGTCAAATTCAAAAGCAGCGTTGAAGTTGTCTACATAATTTTCGTTGCCCTGAAACATGCCGCAATCAAGCAGTATCCTGTAACCATCATTGAGCTGGAGCAGGTGGGAACTTCCGGTTACCGTGCGGGCGGCGCCACAGAATTTAATTTGCATAACAGGGTTGCTGTTGGTGGATGTGATGAAAATAAAGCATCAGCTTACCGTGTGAAGTTGATGAATTAACATCACTAAAAGAAATGATATGGATCACGGATCTTTCACCCGGCGCCTGATCATCTGATATGAACTTTATCTGCAGCACGCTATAACTTCCTGCCAAACTGCAGCTGAAGGCCGGAAAATTCAGGCAGACACTGGGCCGCATCAATACCGTGCATCCGCATGCATTGCCGTTTATCGATGTACCAAATGCTTTCGTTAATTATTTCGGGGAAAAATGGTTGAATGATGAAGGGCTCTCGCTGAGCTGGCTTGTGCCCAATCATACATTTTACCAGCAGCTGACTTTCCAGGCAACAATGGGTTGGAGCGTGTATCGCCGGCAGACAAAGCATATTTTGAGAGCAACCTCGCCGCATTCAATGCAAAGCTGGATAGCAAGATGAAACAATGGCTGTCGGCGATGGCGCCTTACAAGGATGCAAAACTGATTGCCTACCATAATGAGCGGTGCTATTTTGAGAACAGGTTCGGCCTGAAGATCGTTGATTTTATGGAGCCTAAGCCGGGCATTCCGCCTACACCATCACAACTGGTGAAAGTGATTAATGAAGTGCAGTCAAATCATATTAAGGTGATTATTTCATCACCGTATTTTACCACTTCTTCTTCCGATGTTGTAGCCAAACAAACAGGCGTTAAAGTGCTGACGCTGGCCACATCAACAGGAGCATTTGATACGGTGAAAAATTACTTTGATTTGTTTGATTACAATACCGGTCAACTGGTGAATGCGCTGAAGTAGCAGGCTTGAATCAGCTAATCCAACACTCTTTTCAAATAAAAATGTTGGGTAATGCTTTATAGCAGTTAAAACATGAATCAGATGTTTGAAATGTTTCAGTTGCCATTCATGGTGCAGGCGTTTGTGGTAGCAGCTATCACCGGTGCGTTGCTGTCGTACCTCGGTGTGCATGTGGTAGGAAGAGGAATCGTCTTCGTTGACCTTGCACTCGGACAGATTTCATCGCTTGGCGTTGCCTTCGCGGCTTTCATGGGCTTTGGCATCACTGCCATTACGATTTTCCGGCCGGATCATCCATTGTGGCAGTGCTCGGTACCATTTTTCTGCTCGCATCGTTGTATAAAATGATCAGGGGGCAACGTTTGAAAACAATGAGTAACCGCTGAACCACCAAGGCTGAATGATGAGCCGGGTGATGGAAGATGGATCAGTGTTGCATGAGCAGGATGTTAAGCCGCAGATTTCTATTGTGCCGGTGAACGGTTCGCGCCTTGCAAAAAAAGATTTATGTCGTAATTTACTCTCGCAACAGTGAAGCAATGATCAATATTTATTACAGGCAGCACGATAAAATTGCACGGGAATCGGATTTGCGGACCTTGCCGCAGATTGATCCGTTAAGCGTGGTGTGGGTGGATCTGAACCGGCTCGATGAACTGGAGACACGATACATCAGCAATAAATTCGGCATAAACCTCAGTGAGAAACAGGAACAGGAAGAGATAGAGAGCAGTTCACGGTATCATGAAACCAATAAGATCATAGTTGCCAATTCCAACTTTCTGTTGCAGCAGGGCGACACCTACATCAGTGATCCGGCTTCCTTCATTCTTAAGAATAATTATCTGATCACGCACCGCACTAATGAGTTCAGGTCCTTTACGGAAATATCCAGGAAGGTGCTGGCGGCGCCCAAATCATTTCCGTCCGGCTATCATGTGATGCTGTCCATCTTCGAAAACAGGATTGACTTTGATGCCGACCTGCTGGAGAATATCGCGAAAGAAATTTCCCGTATCGGCAAATTCATGGGTGCAGAACAGAAGGCTGACAAGGAAATCCTGATACGCGCGACGCAGTTGCAGGAAATGACGATGTTGCTCCGT
It encodes:
- a CDS encoding MBL fold metallo-hydrolase, with the protein product MQIKFCGAARTVTGSSHLLQLNDGYRILLDCGMFQGNENYVDNFNAAFEFDPKDIDILLLSHAHIDHSGRIPKLVKEGFRGKIVCTAATKDLCEIMLRDSAHIQESDAKYVNKKRAKRNLPPISPLYSQEDAEKAMQQFVTVNYETPFSAGKGVKAYFRDNGHIIGSGSILLTMNDGGTERKIGFTGDIGRPNRPILKDPIRMEDVDYLISESTYGGRFHESYPDDKEYFLSVILDTCIKRKGKLIIPAFSIGRTQELVFMMDQLHKEGRLPHLPVYVDSPLSTNATEIYRRHTECFDEFISRYLLTDANPFGFNDLKYITDAEESKALNLLPEPCIIISASGMAEAGRIVHHIKNNMEDARNTILIVGYCAEQSLGWKIRKGISPIRLFGEEKTLRAKVEIMDSFSAHGDHNELLQFLDNLNRNRLKKLFLVHGDFEAQLALKKGLEKNGFQFISMPEKGEVKELAF
- a CDS encoding metal ABC transporter substrate-binding protein, producing the protein MERVSPADKAYFESNLAAFNAKLDSKMKQWLSAMAPYKDAKLIAYHNERCYFENRFGLKIVDFMEPKPGIPPTPSQLVKVINEVQSNHIKVIISSPYFTTSSSDVVAKQTGVKVLTLATSTGAFDTVKNYFDLFDYNTGQLVNALK
- the corA gene encoding magnesium/cobalt transporter CorA; translation: MQKKIYVVIYSRNSEAMINIYYRQHDKIARESDLRTLPQIDPLSVVWVDLNRLDELETRYISNKFGINLSEKQEQEEIESSSRYHETNKIIVANSNFLLQQGDTYISDPASFILKNNYLITHRTNEFRSFTEISRKVLAAPKSFPSGYHVMLSIFENRIDFDADLLENIAKEISRIGKFMGAEQKADKEILIRATQLQEMTMLLRQNMIDKQRMISAMLRSDHFPKDCYERLRMMIKDVNSLMDHTTFSFDRLEYLQDTFLGLINIEQNKIIKLFTVASVVFLPPTLVASVYGMNFDILPELHWKYGYLFALVLMLLSSLLTLWIFRRNRWL